The genomic interval CTGGCGGCGGAACGGCGCTTTCTCGAACTGCTGATGACCCGCGCCTTGAAGCGTTATGGCGAGCAGATGACGCTGATCAAAGGCAGCGCCTTTTCCTTCGAGCATGAGGCGCGTGAGTATTTTTTTGCCGGCTTCCGTCTGGAAAAGCAGATCAAAAAGGTCAATAGTCCCGACGAACGATTCGCGGCCTTGCAGGCGATCCACACCAGTTATTTCCACGGCCGCAATTATTATTATTTCGCATTGCTGAGGCGTGAGAAGCTGGCGCCTGATAACAAGCTGTTCATGCTCTATGCCCGTGCGGTCTATTTCATGGCGCGCATCGATTGGAACGGCGAGCTGCTGGACAAGCCGAACCCGCGCATGCTGCCGAGGCGCGACGACATGATGTTTTTCGTGGAACGTGACAAGTCGGTCGTGACGCGCTATCGCACCGACCAGGATTTCCAGCGTCAGGTCAAGTCGGTGCTGGAGGCTTTCCCCGCTTCGTGATGTTCCGTTTCCTCTTCCAAGGTTTCCTGCGATGCGCCCCCTGTCCCTGGTTGGTGGTCTTCTGGCCGCCGGCTCCCTGCTCGCGGTGCTGACTGCGGTTCCGGCCCTCTCGGCTCCGGCGGACACTCCTTCGCCCGAGGCGGCAGCTCCGGAGGTGGCTCCGACAGCACTCGGCTGCGATTCGGCGGAGACGCCGGTGGCGCAGCTGATATGCCGCGATCCGAAGCTGGCGGCGGCCGGCGAGGCCATGGACGCGGCGCTGGCCGCGCTCGGTGAGACCACCAATGATACCGGGCGCGCGGCGATCGAGGACACCCAGACGGTCTGGCGAGCGCGGCGGGACGAGGCCTGTCCGGTCAGCGCGGCCGACCTGGCCGATGCCAAGATGACGAAGACGCGCGGCGACTGCCTGCTGCGCGTCATCCGCCAGCGCACGATGGCGCTGGAGACGGAACGCAATCTGCGCTCCCATCCGGTCGCCGATCTGCCGCTGTCGGTCACCGGCGCCGCCGCCCGTCGTTTTGACGCGCCGGAATCGCAGCCGGCTCCCTTCAACCGCAAAGTGGCACTGTCGACTCTGGTCGGCCGCTGGGCCAAGGCCGACCCGGCCGATCGCGCGGCCATCGACGACTGCCGCAGTTCCTACCTGGAAATAGGGACCGACCGTGCCCTGCACGCCGTGGATTCGCGGCTGCCGCTGTTCCCGCTGAACGGTACGCTGGCGGGCGATGGCGACCCGGTGCAGGGGATTCCCCTGTTGCCAGCCGGCCCGGCGGAGGGGGCACCGGCCCCCCTGGCGACTCTGCGGCTTCTGCCCGCCGATTCGCCACGTCTCGACCGGCTGATCCTGCGCATGGAGCCGCCGGCGACTTTCGCCGCCGAACTGGTGCGTTGCCGCTAAAGCCGCGACAGCAGGAAACGGATGGTCACCGACAGCCGTTCGCCGGGGGGGAGGGCAATGACGCCGGCGCCAGGCTGCTGCGGACGATTCAGCGCGTCGG from Azospirillum sp. TSH100 carries:
- a CDS encoding lysozyme inhibitor LprI family protein, with translation MRPLSLVGGLLAAGSLLAVLTAVPALSAPADTPSPEAAAPEVAPTALGCDSAETPVAQLICRDPKLAAAGEAMDAALAALGETTNDTGRAAIEDTQTVWRARRDEACPVSAADLADAKMTKTRGDCLLRVIRQRTMALETERNLRSHPVADLPLSVTGAAARRFDAPESQPAPFNRKVALSTLVGRWAKADPADRAAIDDCRSSYLEIGTDRALHAVDSRLPLFPLNGTLAGDGDPVQGIPLLPAGPAEGAPAPLATLRLLPADSPRLDRLILRMEPPATFAAELVRCR